A single genomic interval of Armigeres subalbatus isolate Guangzhou_Male chromosome 1, GZ_Asu_2, whole genome shotgun sequence harbors:
- the LOC134216730 gene encoding pyrimidine-specific ribonucleoside hydrolase RihA-like isoform X2, whose product MNSATYNRCSIMVKVALFAVPLLALFCVYIIGVAGSSTNSAEPVEAIRRVIVDVDAGPDDAWALFHLLSDPSVRVEAISCVKGNANVTNVARNVLRVLTALGKQSEIPVYLGSNEPLITPEPPSSANGGFFGSDGFSDIEFPDLPDPDMTLLRTSTLNDLNNLIEQYANEITIIQLGPLTNLALLFNVFPETRHRIREVFIMGGNRHGVGNTEKAAEFNFYSDPEAAHIVINKYEGNITVLPWETASRENLVANQTWRFEVLGSASHPVIQILNPVEKKPLGENDNWMPCDLLVAMAFTHPELVTEAKRYRADVELHGWLTRGQLVLDHMNEGQGDMVIIDNMDNERIVQMLVGLANSNTS is encoded by the exons ATGAACAGCGCTACGTACAACCGGTGCAGCATTATGGTGAAAGTCGCCCTTTTCGCGGTGCCTTTGTTGGCTCTTTTCTGCGTTTACATCATCGGAGTTGCTGGATCATCGACGAACTCAG CTGAGCCGGTGGAAGCTATTAGACGCGTTATCGTCGATGTCGATGCCGGCCCTGATGATGCTTGGGCCTTGTTTCATCTACTGAGTGATCCAAGCGTGCGCGTGGAGGCCATCAGCTGCGTCAAGGGCAATGCAAATGTGACCAATGTGGCGCGTAACGTTCTGAGGGTGCTGACCGCACTTGGGAAACAAAGTGAG ATCCCAGTTTACCTTGGTTCAAATGAGCCACTAATTACTCCTGAACCACCATCTAGCGCAAACGGTGGTTTCTTCGGGTCAGATGGATTTTCCGATATCGAGTTTCCCGATCTGCCGGATCCTGATATGACACTTCTTAGAACCTCGACGCTCAATGATCTGAACAACCTGATAGAGCAATATGCCAATGAAATAACCATCATTCAGTTGGGGCCCCTCACCAATTTGGCTCTGTTGTTCAATGTTTTCCCAGAAACGCGACACCGTATTCGCGAAGTGTTCATAATGGGTGGCAATCGACACGGAGTTGGCAACACCGAGAAGGCTGCTGAGTTCAATTTCTACAGTGATCCTGAGGCAGCACACATCGTGATCAACAAGTACGAGGGAAATATTACAGTTCTTCCATGGGAAACGGCATCACGGGAGAACTTAGTTGCTAATCAG ACGTGGCGATTTGAAGTGCTCGGGAGTGCTTCCCATCCTGTAATTCAGATACTCAACCCTGTGGAGAAAAAACCATTGGGGGAGAATGACAACTGGATGCCTTGCGATTTGCTGGTGGCGATGGCGTTCACACATCCTGAACTCGTTACGGAAGCGAAGCGCTACCGCGCTGATGTTGAACTGCATGGATGGTTGACCAGAGGTCAGCTGGTGCTGGATCATATGAACGAAGGACAGGGCGATATGGTCATCATAGACAATATGGATAACGAAAGGATTGTGCAGATGTTAGTAGGACTGGCAAACAGTAATACAAGCTAA
- the LOC134216730 gene encoding pyrimidine-specific ribonucleoside hydrolase RihA-like isoform X1 — protein MNSATYNRCSIMVKVALFAVPLLALFCVYIIGVAGSSTNSAAEPVEAIRRVIVDVDAGPDDAWALFHLLSDPSVRVEAISCVKGNANVTNVARNVLRVLTALGKQSEIPVYLGSNEPLITPEPPSSANGGFFGSDGFSDIEFPDLPDPDMTLLRTSTLNDLNNLIEQYANEITIIQLGPLTNLALLFNVFPETRHRIREVFIMGGNRHGVGNTEKAAEFNFYSDPEAAHIVINKYEGNITVLPWETASRENLVANQTWRFEVLGSASHPVIQILNPVEKKPLGENDNWMPCDLLVAMAFTHPELVTEAKRYRADVELHGWLTRGQLVLDHMNEGQGDMVIIDNMDNERIVQMLVGLANSNTS, from the exons ATGAACAGCGCTACGTACAACCGGTGCAGCATTATGGTGAAAGTCGCCCTTTTCGCGGTGCCTTTGTTGGCTCTTTTCTGCGTTTACATCATCGGAGTTGCTGGATCATCGACGAACTCAG CAGCTGAGCCGGTGGAAGCTATTAGACGCGTTATCGTCGATGTCGATGCCGGCCCTGATGATGCTTGGGCCTTGTTTCATCTACTGAGTGATCCAAGCGTGCGCGTGGAGGCCATCAGCTGCGTCAAGGGCAATGCAAATGTGACCAATGTGGCGCGTAACGTTCTGAGGGTGCTGACCGCACTTGGGAAACAAAGTGAG ATCCCAGTTTACCTTGGTTCAAATGAGCCACTAATTACTCCTGAACCACCATCTAGCGCAAACGGTGGTTTCTTCGGGTCAGATGGATTTTCCGATATCGAGTTTCCCGATCTGCCGGATCCTGATATGACACTTCTTAGAACCTCGACGCTCAATGATCTGAACAACCTGATAGAGCAATATGCCAATGAAATAACCATCATTCAGTTGGGGCCCCTCACCAATTTGGCTCTGTTGTTCAATGTTTTCCCAGAAACGCGACACCGTATTCGCGAAGTGTTCATAATGGGTGGCAATCGACACGGAGTTGGCAACACCGAGAAGGCTGCTGAGTTCAATTTCTACAGTGATCCTGAGGCAGCACACATCGTGATCAACAAGTACGAGGGAAATATTACAGTTCTTCCATGGGAAACGGCATCACGGGAGAACTTAGTTGCTAATCAG ACGTGGCGATTTGAAGTGCTCGGGAGTGCTTCCCATCCTGTAATTCAGATACTCAACCCTGTGGAGAAAAAACCATTGGGGGAGAATGACAACTGGATGCCTTGCGATTTGCTGGTGGCGATGGCGTTCACACATCCTGAACTCGTTACGGAAGCGAAGCGCTACCGCGCTGATGTTGAACTGCATGGATGGTTGACCAGAGGTCAGCTGGTGCTGGATCATATGAACGAAGGACAGGGCGATATGGTCATCATAGACAATATGGATAACGAAAGGATTGTGCAGATGTTAGTAGGACTGGCAAACAGTAATACAAGCTAA